A genomic window from Sorex araneus isolate mSorAra2 chromosome 2, mSorAra2.pri, whole genome shotgun sequence includes:
- the TMDD1 gene encoding transmembrane and death domain protein 1, with translation MARALAGALALGLWGWTLAPAGAVDALGPHQAVRLAELLTPEECGHFQSLLNSPDPDVEAELARLSEDRLARAPTPEPGSRSRGRVSARPGRRGRRAAATEAAGGCREALAVWLAAAAPSLPWDRVARALRRSGRPDVARELGKSLHQQATLQLRLDGRHFLPGPAARAAPPAPRARRARAPEPRWDALELIVERRPQAPYARSPAGWLRPLALGLLAGFAGALGSGALLLLLALWATRGPGLDAAALPGARGPRAAPRPSRERSSASQRGSGGDAPRPARWHCTA, from the coding sequence ATGGCGCGGGCGCTGGCCGGGGCCCTGGCgctggggctgtggggctggacGCTGGCGCCCGCAGGGGCCGTGGACGCCCTGGGCCCGCACCAGGCCGTCCGCCTGGCCGAGCTGCTGACCCCGGAGGAGTGTGGCCATTTCCAGTCGCTGCTGAACTCGCCGGACCCGGACGTGGAGGCCGAGCTGGCCCGGCTTTCCGAGGACCGCCTGGCCCGCGCCCCGACGCCGGAGCCCGGGTCGCGCTCGCGGGGACGCGTGTCCGCGCGgcccgggcggcgggggcggcgggcggcggccacCGAGGCGGCGGGCGGGTGCCGGGAGGCGCTGGCCGTCTGGCTGGCGGCCGCCGCCCCGTCGCTGCCGTGGGACCGCGTGGCCCGCGCCCTGCGGCGCAGCGGCCGCCCCGACGTGGCCCGAGAGCTGGGCAAGAGCCTCCACCAGCAGGCGACGCTGCAGCTGCGCCTGGACGGGCGGCACTtcctgcccggccccgccgcccgcgccgcgcccccggccccccgggcccgccgcgcccgcgccccggagCCGCGCTGGGACGCGCTGGAGCTGATCGTGGAGCGGCGGCCGCAGGCGCCCTACGCGCGCAGCCCCGCGGGCTGGCTCCGGCCGCTGGCGCTCGGGCTCCTGGCCGGCTTCGCGGGCGCGCTGGGCTCCGGGGCGCTGCTCCTCCTGCTCGCGCTCTGGGCGACCCGCGGCCCCGGCCTGGACGCCGCCGCCCTGCCCGGGGCTCGGGGGccgcgcgccgccccgcgcccctcccgggAGCGCAGTTCCGCGAGTCAGCGGGGCTCGGGAGGAGACGCCCCGCGGCCCGCGCGCTGGCACTGCACCGCCTAA
- the FIGNL2 gene encoding LOW QUALITY PROTEIN: fidgetin-like protein 2 (The sequence of the model RefSeq protein was modified relative to this genomic sequence to represent the inferred CDS: deleted 1 base in 1 codon) has protein sequence MHWTPEHAQPLSQWPEQHLDVSSTTPSPAHKLELPPGGRQRCHYAWAHDDISALTASNLLKRYAEKYSGVLDSPYERPALGGYGDAAFLNGAKGDPEPWPGPEPPYPLASLHESLPGAKSTSGGASGGLGGSPVLAGNLPEPLYAGNACGGPSAAPEYAAGYGGGYLTPGYCAQTGAALPPPPPAALLQPPPPPPPPPGYGPPAPLYNYPAGGYGAQPGYGALPPPPAAPPAPYLPSGLAAPTPLPAPAPPRPAPAPYGFPDAGASLKRKAADEGADGRYRKYAYEPAKGPAADGAAYPAADNGFRPKPPGPADEPAAKYGGGVPLKGLGSPAYGAQLEPFDKFSERAPTAGPRGGFPVPAGEPPKGLDPGALELVTSKMLDCGPPVQWADVAGQGALKAALEEELVWPLLRPPSYPGGPRPPRAVLFFGPRGAGKALLGRCLATQLGATLLRLRGAALAAPGAVEGARLLQAAFAAARCRPPAVLLLSELDALFPAPRDDGAAAGALQAPLLACLDSGCGAGPDGVLVVGTTSRPAALDEATRRRFALRFYVALPDGPARGQILQRALAQQGCALSERELAALVQGTQGFSGAELGQLCQQAAAGAGLPRLQRPLSYKDLEAALAKVGPRASPKDLDSLVEWDKMYGSGH, from the exons ATGCACTGGACACCGGAACACGCCCAGCCCCTCAGCCAGTGGCCAGAGCAGCACCTGGACGTCTCCTCCACGACCCCGTCGCCGGCCCACAAGTTGGAGCTGCCCCCCGGGGGTCGCCAGCGCTGCCACTACGCTTGGGCGCACGACGACATCTCCGCGCTCACGGCCTCCAACCTCCTCAAGCGCTACGCGGAGAAGTACTCGGGGGTCCTGGACTCGCCCTACGAGCGGCCCGCCCTGGGCGGCTACGGCGACGCCGCCTTCCTCAACGGCGCCAAGGGGGACCCCGAACCGTGGCCCGGGCCCGAGCCGCCCTACCCCTTGGCCTCGCTGCACGAGAGCCTCCCGGGCGCCAAGTCCACTAGCGGGGGAGCCTCCGGGGGCCTCGGGGGCTCCCCGGTGCTGGCTGGAAACCTGCCTGAGCCCCTCTACGCCGGCAATGCGTGCGGGGGCCCGTCGGCGGCGCCCGAGTACGCGGCGGGCTACGGCGGAGGGTACCTGACCCCCGGGTACTGCGCGCAGACGGGCGCCGcgctgcccccgccgcccccggccgcgctcctgcagccgccgccgccgccgccgccgccgccgggttacgggccccccgcgcccctctaCAACTACCCGGCGGGGGGCTACGGCGCGCAGCCCGGCTACGGGGCGCTACCAccgccccccgccgcgccccccgcgccctaCCTGCCGTCGGGGCTGGCGGCGCCCAcgcccctgcccgcgcccgcgccgccgcgccccgcgcccgcgccctaCGGCTTCCCCGACGCCGGGGCGTCGCTGAAGCGCAAGGCGGCCGACGAGGGCGCCGACGGGCGCTACCGCAAGTACGCCTACGAGCCCGCCAAGGGGCCAGCCGCCGACGGCGCCGCCTACCCCGCCGCCGACAACGGCTTCCGCCCCAAGCCGCCGGGGCCCGCCGACGAGCCGGCGGCCAAGTACGGAGGC GGGGTCCCGCTCAAGGGCCTGGGCTCCCCCGCCTACGGCGCGCAGCTCGAGCCCTTCGACAAGTTTTCGGAGCGCGCCCCGACGGCGGGCCCGCGCGGGGGCTTCCCGGTGCCGGCGGGGGAGCCTCCCAAGGGGCTGGACCCGGGGGCCCTGGAGCTGGTGACCAGCAAGATGCTGGACTGCGGGCCCCCCGTGCAGTGGGCGGACGTGGCGGGCCAGGGCGCACTCAAGGCGGCCCTGGAGGAGGAGCTGGTGTGGCCCCTGCTGCGGCCGCCCTCCTACCCTggcggcccgcgccccccgcgcgccgtGCTCTTCTTCGGCCCGCGGGGCGCCGGCAAGGCGCTGCTGGGCCGCTGCCTGGCCACGCAGCTGGGCGCCACGCTGCTGCGCCTCCGCGGGGCCGCGCTGGCCGCGCCGGGAGCCGTCGAGGGCGCGCGCCTCCTCCAGGCCGCCTTCGCCGCCGCGCGCTGCCGCCCGCCCGCCGTGCTCCTGCTCAGCGAGCTGGACGCGCTCTTCCCGGCCCCGCGGGACGACGGCGCGGCGGCCGGCGCGCTGCAGGCGCCGCTGCTGGCCTGCCTGGACAGCGGCTGCGGCGCGGGGCCCGACGGCGTGCTGGTGGTGGGCACCACCTCGAGGCCCGCGGCCCTGGACGAGGCCACCCGGCGGCGCTTCGCGCTCCGCTTCTACGTGGCCCTGCCCGACGGGCCGGCGCGCGGGCAGATCCTGCAGCGGGCGCTGGCCCAGCAGGGCTGCGCGCTGAGCGAGCGGGAGCTGGCCGCGCTGGTGCAGGGCACCCAGGGCTTCTCCGGGGCCGAGCTGGGGCAGCTGTGCCAGCAGGCGGCGGCCGGCGCGGGCCTCCCGAGGCTGCAGCGGCCCCTCTCCTACAAGGACCTGGAGGCGGCGCTGGCCAAGGTGGGCCCGAGGGCCTCCCCCAAGGACCTGGATTCGCTGGTGGAGTGGGACAAGATGTACGGCTCCGGACACTGA